One genomic window of Conger conger chromosome 9, fConCon1.1, whole genome shotgun sequence includes the following:
- the LOC133137021 gene encoding WD repeat-containing protein 48-like, whose protein sequence is MAAHHRQNAAGRRKVQVSYVIRDEVEKCNRNGVNALQLDPALNRLFTAGRDSIIRIWSINQHRQDPYIASMEHHTDWANDIVLCCNGKTLISASSDTTVKVWNAHKGFCMSTLRTHKDYVKALAYAKDKELVASAGLDRQIFLWDVNTLTALTASNNTVTTSSLSGNKDSIYSLAMNQMGTVIVSGSTEKVLRVWDPRTCAKLMKLKGHTDNVKSLLLNRDGTQCLSGSSDGTIRLWSLGQQRCIATYRVHDEGVWALQVNEAFTHVYSGGRDRKIYCTDLRNPDIRLLVCEEKAPVLKMELDRSADPPPAIWVSTTKSSVNKWSLKGIHNFRSSGDYDNDSSVPLTPLCSQPEHVIKGGASIIQCHILNDKRHILTKDTNKNVAYWDVLKACRGEDLGKVEFDEEIKKRFKMVYVPNWFSVDLKTGMLTITLDESDCFAAWVSAKDAGFSSLDGSDPKLNLGGLLLQALLEYWPRTHINPLDEEENEVNHVNGDQENRIQKGNGYFQVPPHTPVIFGEAGGRTLFRLLCRDSGGETESMLLNETVPQWVIDITVDKNMPKFNKIPFYLQPHSSSGAKTLKKDRLSASDMLQVRKVMEHVYEKIINLDNESQTTSSSANEKPGEQEKEEEVAVLAEEKIELLCQDQVLDPNMDLRTVKHFIWKSGGDLTLHYRQKST, encoded by the exons ATGGCGGCTCATCACAGACAGAATGCCGCTGGGCGGAGGAAAGTCCAG GTGTCTTACGTCATACGGGATGAGGTGGAGAAGTGCAACCGGAACGGGGTAAACGCCCTGCAGCTTGACCCTGCCCTGAACCGGCTCTTTACCGCAGGGAGAGACTCCATCATTCGGATATGGAGCATCAACCAGCATAGG CAAGACCCATACATAGCATCGATGGAGCACCACACAGACTGGGCCAACGACATTGTGCTCTGTTGCAATGGAAAGACAC tgataTCTGCTTCATCAGATACCACTGTGAAAGTCTGGAATGCACACAAGGGATTCTGCATGTCTACGCTGCGAACACACAAG GACTATGTGAAAGCCCTGGCGTATGCAAAAGACAAGGAGCTGGTGGCCTCTGCAGGTCTGGACAGGCAGATCTTCCTATGGGACGTGAACACATTAACGGCACTAACAGCCTCAAACAACACTGTCACCA CTTCCTCGTTGAGTGGGAACAAGGATTCCATCTACAGCCTGGCTATGAATCAAATGGGAACAGTAATTGTATCTGGGTCCACGGAAAAG GTGCTGAGAGTCTGGGACCCTCGGACCTGTGCAAAACTAATGAAGCTGAAAGGACACACGGACAATGTCAAATCGTTATTGTTAAACAGGGATGGCACGCAG TGTCTGTCGGGCAGCTCGGACGGGACCATCCGCCTGTGGTCCCTGGGCCAGCAGCGCTGCATCGCCACGTACAGGGTGCACGACGAGGGCGTGTGGGCCCTGCAGGTCAACGAGGCCTTCACGCACGTCTACTCCGGGGGCCGCGACCGCAAGATCTACTGCACGGACCTGCGCAACCCCGATATCCGCCTGCTCGTCTGCGAGGAGAAGGCCCCTGTCCTCAAG ATGGAGCTGGACAGGTCAGCTGACCCTCCCCCGGCCATCTGGGTCTCCACCACCAAATCCTCTGTTAACAAATGG TCGCTGAAGGGCATTCACAATTTCCGCTCATCTGGTGATTACGACAACGACAGCAGCGTTCCCCTGACCCCCCTGTGCTCACAGCCTGAACACGTCATTAAAG GGGGAGCCAGTATAATTCAGTGCCACATTTTGAACGACAAGAGACACATTCTTACCAAAGACACAAACAAGAATGTGGCCTACTGGGACGTGCTGAAG GCCTGCAGAGGTGAAGATCTGGGGAAGGTGGAATTTGACGAGGAGATAAAAAAGCGCTTCAAGATGGTTTACGTGCCAAACTGGTTCTCTGTCGATCTGAAAACAGGG ATGCTGACAATCACTTTGGATGAGAGCGACTGCTTTGCCGCCTGGGTATCAGCCAAAGATGCTGGTTTCAGCAGTCTAGATGGATCGGACCCAAAGT TGAATCTGGGAGGCCTGCTGCTCCAGGCTCTGCTGGAGTACTGGCCGAGAACGCACATCAACCCTCTGGATGAAGAGGAGAACGAGGTCAACCACG TGAATGGAGACCAGGAGAACAGGATTCAGAAGGGGAACGGGTATTTCCAGGTGCCCCCGCACACCCCCGTCATCTTTGGAGAGGCGGGAGGGAGGACACTGTTCAG gttGCTGTGCCGAGACTCAGGTGGAGAGACGGAATCCATGCTGCTCAATGAGACGGTTCCACAGTGGGTGATCGACATCACTGTGGAT AAAAACATGCCTAAATTCAACAAAATCCCATTCTACCTCCAGCCTCATTCGTCTTCCGGTGCAAAAACACTAAAGAA GGACCGGCTCTCAGCCAGCGACATGCTGCAGGTCCGCAAGGTGATGGAGCACGTCTACGAGAAGATCATCAACCTGGACAACGAGTCGCAGACCACCAGCTCCTCGGCCAATGAGAAGCCGGGGGAGCaggagaaggaagaggaggtggcGGTTCTGGCCGAGGAGAAGATCGAGCTGCTGTGTCAGGACCAG GTTCTAGATCCCAACATGGACCTGCGGACGGTGAAGCACTTCATCTGGAAGAGCGGAGGGGACCTCACCCTGCACTACAGACAGAAGTCCACGTGA